The Vespula vulgaris chromosome 2, iyVesVulg1.1, whole genome shotgun sequence genome has a segment encoding these proteins:
- the LOC127061779 gene encoding bumetanide-sensitive sodium-(potassium)-chloride cotransporter isoform X1, whose translation MESSMRKHIKLKYFSIQNIKNEMESRLQNKNAKDDTTGGTQQNENNKRSPMTLNVSGLWDVVPRMDHYRLSRRAKRPSLSTLHEGNLIKDPNVETGQIGTASQIYTGGIKLGWIQGVLIPCLLNIWGVMLFLRLSWVVAQAGILQSTVIIGISAAVCVITTLSLSAISTNGEVKGGGIYFIISRSLGPEFGASVGIVFAFANAVAASMNTIGFCDSMNDLLKEHNLKIIDNGIHDVRIIGTIALIVMILICAIGMEWESKAQNFLIAVIVAAIFDFLIGTIIGPKNQEQISHGFIGFSWEVFKENWASDYRFSENTNQTFFSVFAIFFPSVTGIQAGANISGDLKNPGNSIPIGTLLALLISMISYVTFVYFAGGAALRDASGIIGVNGTVQCISQSNCLYGLHNSYSVMQLMSLWGPLIYAGCFAATLSTALTNLLSVPRLIQALGQDRIYPGLIYFSKGYGKTGEPYRGYGLTFLVAFVFLMIANLNAVAPLISNFYLASYALINFCAFHAALIRPLGWRPTFKYYNTWLSLFGFIVCVSIMYFIDWVTSLITFVIIFALYLIVVYRKPDVNWGSSTQAQTYKTALSIVYRLNSIDEHVKNYAPQILALTGHPGTRPALLYLANLITKNNSLLISGEICQTRLSYRLRSVRLRNGYAWLQRHRIKSFYHVVEDLNLERGASALMQATGVGKLAPNVVLMGYKTHWSTCNHKDLQEYFNVLHNAFDHKLAVAILRIEDGLDCSEVASTVVDEEHGTLAQSSYDLTGTTLMHADSDLSMSSQIPRVQSVPTIVGTQFTTVEGPNVIRESPTHWNARDHIKQKKKQAADKLLSEKRNGMPVLPEHMTIFQKKHKKGIIDVWWLYDDGGLTILLPYIISTRSNWEHCKMRIFALANHKQDIEAQEKEMAEIMAKFRIKYTSLKMVDDISIAPRQDTQNFFDKLISDFQRNDPSDNSECCVTDLELQTLRDKTNRQLRLRELLLENSSQSTLVVMSLPMPRKGAVSAPLYMAWLEALTRDMPPTLLIRGNHISVLTFYS comes from the exons ATGGAGTCTTCTATGCGGAAACATATAAAACTGAAATACTTTTCTATTCaaaacat aaaaaacgaaatggaGAGCCGGCTTCAAAATAAAAACGCCAAGGACGATACGACAGGAGGGACgcaacaaaatgaaaataataaaagatctcCGATGACGTTGAACGTGAGCGGTCTCTGGGATGTTGTTCCACGAATGGATCATTACAG ATTAAGTCGTCGTGCGAAGAGGCCATCGTTAAGTACTTTACACGAAGGAAATTTGATAAAG GATCCAAACGTCGAAACAGGACAAATTGGAACTGCTTCGCAAATTTATACTGGTGGAATCAAATTAGGATGGATCCAAGGAGTTTTAATACCATGCCTTTTAAACATATGGGGCGTTATGCTTTTTTTAAGGCTCTCATGGGTCGTAGCACAAGCTGGAATATTACAGAGTACTGTTATTATAGGAATATCGGCAGCGGTGTGTGTCATCACGACATTAAGCTTAAGTGCAATTAGCACTAATGGGGAAGTAAAGGGAG GTGGCATATACTTCATTATCTCTCGATCACTCGGCCCTGAGTTTGGTGCATCTGTTGGAATAGTATTCGCATTTGCGAATGCAGTTGCGGCATCAATGAACACAATTGGTTTCTGTGATTCTATGAACGATCTACTCAAAGAACATAATcttaaaattatagataatgGAATACATGATGTTAGAATCATTGGTACCATTGCTCTTATAGTTATGATATTGATTTGTGCTATTGGCATGGAATGGGAATCGAag gCCCAGAACTTCCTTATCGCAGTCATCGTAGCAGCTATTTTTGACTTTTTAATTGGTACTATCATTGGCCCGAAAAATCAAGAACAAATCTCTCACGGATTCATTGGCTTTTCgt GGGAAGTATTTAAGGAGAATTGGGCCTCAGATTATAGATTTTCTGAAAACACCAATCAAACATTCTTTTCGGTTTTTGCAATCTTTTTCCCTTCGGTAACTGGTATCCAAGCTGGTGCGAATATTTCGGGAGATTTGAAAAATCCAGGAAATAGTATACCTATTGGGACTCTTTTAGCTCTTTTAATATCCATGATAAGTTATGTCACTTTTGTATATTTTGCTGGTGGAGCAGCATTGAGAGATGCCAGTGGTATCATTGGAGTAAATGGTACAGTTCAATGTATTTCTCAAAGTAATTGTTTATATGGACTTCATAATAGTTATTCG GTAATGCAACTGATGTCACTTTGGGGACCACTCATTTATGCTGGCTGTTTTGCTGCAACACTTTCAACAGCATTAACAAATCTATTGTCAGTACCAAGATTAATCCAAGCATTAGGTCAAGATAGAATATATCCTggattgatatattttagtaAAGGATATGGTAAAACTGGCGAGCCATACAGAGGATATGGACTTACGTTTCTTGTTGCGTTTGTATTTCTTATGATAG cCAATCTCAATGCAGTCGCACcgttaatatcaaatttttatctagCATCATATGCTCTCATTAATTTCTGCGCATTTCATGCTGCGCTTATTCGACCACTTGGCTGGCGACCTACATTTAAA TATTACAACACCTGGTTATCTCTATTTGGCTTCATCGTCTGTGTAAGCATTATGTATTTCATCGATTGGGTAACTTCGTTAATAACATTTGTTATTATCTTCGCATTATACCTGATAGTTGTATATCGTAAGCCAGATGTTAATTGGGGTAGCAGTACTCAAGCGCAAACTTATAAAACTGCGTTATCTATTGTCTATAG atTGAATTCTATCGATGAACATGTGAAAAATTATGCTCCACAAATCTTGGCGCTTACTGGACATCCTGGTACGAGGCCGGCTCTTTTATATTTGGCAAATCTTATCACGAAAAATAATTCCTTATTAATCTCTGGGGAAATATGTCAG ACACGTTTATCGTATCGATTAAGATCGGTACGTTTGAGAAATGGATACGCTTGGTTACAAAGACATAGAATCAAGTCTTTTTACCACGTTGTAGAAGATTTAAATTTGGAAAGAGGTGCATCAGCATTGATGCAAGCAACAGGAGTAGGAAAGTTAGCTCCAAACGTTGTCTTAATGGGTTACAAAACTCATTGGTCGACTTGTAATCATAAAGATCTTCAAGAATATTTCAACGTTCTTCA CAATGCTTTCGACCACAAACTAGCCGTTGCAATTCTACGTATCGAAGATGGTTTGGATTGTTCCGAAGTAGCTTCTACTGTAGTAGATGAAGAACATGGAACTCTAGCACAAAGTAGTTACGATTTAACCGGTACTACATTGATGCATGCTGATAGTGATCTCTCGATGAGTAGTCAAATACCAAGAGTACAAAGTGTACCAACTATag TAGGAACACAATTTACTACAGTTGAGGGACCAAATGTAATTAGAGAATCCCCTACTCATTGGAATGCACGTGATCACAtcaaacagaagaagaaacaagctGCTGATAAGTTACTTTC TGAAAAACGAAACGGAATGCCAGTGTTACCGGAACACATGAcaattttccaaaaaaaacACAAGAAAGGCATAATTGATGTATGGTGGCTTTACGATGATGGAG gTTTAACAATTCTTTTGCCATATATTATCAGTACACGTTCTAATTGGGAACATTGCAAGATGAGAATCTTTGCTTTGGCTAATCACAAACAAGATATTGAGGCTCAAGAAAAGGa AATGGCTGAAATCATGGCTAAATTccgaataaaatatacgagTTTAAAAATGGTAGATGATATCAGTATTGCTCCTCGACAGGATACTCAAAATTTCTTTGACAAACTTATATCtgattttcaaagaaatgatCCTTCTGATAATTCAG AGTGTTGTGTCACTGATCTTGAATTACAAACACTGCGAGACAAAACTAATCGACAATTAAGACTTCGAGAATTACTTTTGGAGAATTCAAGTCAATCCACATTAGTAGTAAT gTCATTACCAATGCCAAGAAAAGGTGCAGTGTCAGCACCCTTATACATGGCATGGTTAGAAGCACTAACTCGTGACATGCCACCAACTCTTTTAATAAGAGGAAATCATATTTCAGTACTGACATTTTATTCGTAG
- the LOC127061779 gene encoding bumetanide-sensitive sodium-(potassium)-chloride cotransporter isoform X2 — protein MESSMRKHIKLKYFSIQNIKNEMESRLQNKNAKDDTTGGTQQNENNKRSPMTLNVSGLWDVVPRMDHYRLSRRAKRPSLSTLHEGNLIKDPNVETGQIGTASQIYTGGIKLGWIQGVLIPCLLNIWGVMLFLRLSWVVAQAGILQSTVIIGISAAVCVITTLSLSAISTNGEVKGGGIYFIISRSLGPEFGASVGIVFAFANAVAASMNTIGFCDSMNDLLKEHNLKIIDNGIHDVRIIGTIALIVMILICAIGMEWESKAQNFLIAVIVAAIFDFLIGTIIGPKNQEQISHGFIGFSWEVFKENWASDYRFSENTNQTFFSVFAIFFPSVTGIQAGANISGDLKNPGNSIPIGTLLALLISMISYVTFVYFAGGAALRDASGIIGVNGTVQCISQSNCLYGLHNSYSVMQLMSLWGPLIYAGCFAATLSTALTNLLSVPRLIQALGQDRIYPGLIYFSKGYGKTGEPYRGYGLTFLVAFVFLMIANLNAVAPLISNFYLASYALINFCAFHAALIRPLGWRPTFKYYNTWLSLFGFIVCVSIMYFIDWVTSLITFVIIFALYLIVVYRKPDVNWGSSTQAQTYKTALSIVYRLNSIDEHVKNYAPQILALTGHPGTRPALLYLANLITKNNSLLISGEICQTRLSYRLRSVRLRNGYAWLQRHRIKSFYHVVEDLNLERGASALMQATGVGKLAPNVVLMGYKTHWSTCNHKDLQEYFNVLHNAFDHKLAVAILRIEDGLDCSEVASTVVDEEHGTLAQSSYDLTGTTLMHADSDLSMSSQIPRVQSVPTIGTQFTTVEGPNVIRESPTHWNARDHIKQKKKQAADKLLSEKRNGMPVLPEHMTIFQKKHKKGIIDVWWLYDDGGLTILLPYIISTRSNWEHCKMRIFALANHKQDIEAQEKEMAEIMAKFRIKYTSLKMVDDISIAPRQDTQNFFDKLISDFQRNDPSDNSECCVTDLELQTLRDKTNRQLRLRELLLENSSQSTLVVMSLPMPRKGAVSAPLYMAWLEALTRDMPPTLLIRGNHISVLTFYS, from the exons ATGGAGTCTTCTATGCGGAAACATATAAAACTGAAATACTTTTCTATTCaaaacat aaaaaacgaaatggaGAGCCGGCTTCAAAATAAAAACGCCAAGGACGATACGACAGGAGGGACgcaacaaaatgaaaataataaaagatctcCGATGACGTTGAACGTGAGCGGTCTCTGGGATGTTGTTCCACGAATGGATCATTACAG ATTAAGTCGTCGTGCGAAGAGGCCATCGTTAAGTACTTTACACGAAGGAAATTTGATAAAG GATCCAAACGTCGAAACAGGACAAATTGGAACTGCTTCGCAAATTTATACTGGTGGAATCAAATTAGGATGGATCCAAGGAGTTTTAATACCATGCCTTTTAAACATATGGGGCGTTATGCTTTTTTTAAGGCTCTCATGGGTCGTAGCACAAGCTGGAATATTACAGAGTACTGTTATTATAGGAATATCGGCAGCGGTGTGTGTCATCACGACATTAAGCTTAAGTGCAATTAGCACTAATGGGGAAGTAAAGGGAG GTGGCATATACTTCATTATCTCTCGATCACTCGGCCCTGAGTTTGGTGCATCTGTTGGAATAGTATTCGCATTTGCGAATGCAGTTGCGGCATCAATGAACACAATTGGTTTCTGTGATTCTATGAACGATCTACTCAAAGAACATAATcttaaaattatagataatgGAATACATGATGTTAGAATCATTGGTACCATTGCTCTTATAGTTATGATATTGATTTGTGCTATTGGCATGGAATGGGAATCGAag gCCCAGAACTTCCTTATCGCAGTCATCGTAGCAGCTATTTTTGACTTTTTAATTGGTACTATCATTGGCCCGAAAAATCAAGAACAAATCTCTCACGGATTCATTGGCTTTTCgt GGGAAGTATTTAAGGAGAATTGGGCCTCAGATTATAGATTTTCTGAAAACACCAATCAAACATTCTTTTCGGTTTTTGCAATCTTTTTCCCTTCGGTAACTGGTATCCAAGCTGGTGCGAATATTTCGGGAGATTTGAAAAATCCAGGAAATAGTATACCTATTGGGACTCTTTTAGCTCTTTTAATATCCATGATAAGTTATGTCACTTTTGTATATTTTGCTGGTGGAGCAGCATTGAGAGATGCCAGTGGTATCATTGGAGTAAATGGTACAGTTCAATGTATTTCTCAAAGTAATTGTTTATATGGACTTCATAATAGTTATTCG GTAATGCAACTGATGTCACTTTGGGGACCACTCATTTATGCTGGCTGTTTTGCTGCAACACTTTCAACAGCATTAACAAATCTATTGTCAGTACCAAGATTAATCCAAGCATTAGGTCAAGATAGAATATATCCTggattgatatattttagtaAAGGATATGGTAAAACTGGCGAGCCATACAGAGGATATGGACTTACGTTTCTTGTTGCGTTTGTATTTCTTATGATAG cCAATCTCAATGCAGTCGCACcgttaatatcaaatttttatctagCATCATATGCTCTCATTAATTTCTGCGCATTTCATGCTGCGCTTATTCGACCACTTGGCTGGCGACCTACATTTAAA TATTACAACACCTGGTTATCTCTATTTGGCTTCATCGTCTGTGTAAGCATTATGTATTTCATCGATTGGGTAACTTCGTTAATAACATTTGTTATTATCTTCGCATTATACCTGATAGTTGTATATCGTAAGCCAGATGTTAATTGGGGTAGCAGTACTCAAGCGCAAACTTATAAAACTGCGTTATCTATTGTCTATAG atTGAATTCTATCGATGAACATGTGAAAAATTATGCTCCACAAATCTTGGCGCTTACTGGACATCCTGGTACGAGGCCGGCTCTTTTATATTTGGCAAATCTTATCACGAAAAATAATTCCTTATTAATCTCTGGGGAAATATGTCAG ACACGTTTATCGTATCGATTAAGATCGGTACGTTTGAGAAATGGATACGCTTGGTTACAAAGACATAGAATCAAGTCTTTTTACCACGTTGTAGAAGATTTAAATTTGGAAAGAGGTGCATCAGCATTGATGCAAGCAACAGGAGTAGGAAAGTTAGCTCCAAACGTTGTCTTAATGGGTTACAAAACTCATTGGTCGACTTGTAATCATAAAGATCTTCAAGAATATTTCAACGTTCTTCA CAATGCTTTCGACCACAAACTAGCCGTTGCAATTCTACGTATCGAAGATGGTTTGGATTGTTCCGAAGTAGCTTCTACTGTAGTAGATGAAGAACATGGAACTCTAGCACAAAGTAGTTACGATTTAACCGGTACTACATTGATGCATGCTGATAGTGATCTCTCGATGAGTAGTCAAATACCAAGAGTACAAAGTGTACCAACTATag GAACACAATTTACTACAGTTGAGGGACCAAATGTAATTAGAGAATCCCCTACTCATTGGAATGCACGTGATCACAtcaaacagaagaagaaacaagctGCTGATAAGTTACTTTC TGAAAAACGAAACGGAATGCCAGTGTTACCGGAACACATGAcaattttccaaaaaaaacACAAGAAAGGCATAATTGATGTATGGTGGCTTTACGATGATGGAG gTTTAACAATTCTTTTGCCATATATTATCAGTACACGTTCTAATTGGGAACATTGCAAGATGAGAATCTTTGCTTTGGCTAATCACAAACAAGATATTGAGGCTCAAGAAAAGGa AATGGCTGAAATCATGGCTAAATTccgaataaaatatacgagTTTAAAAATGGTAGATGATATCAGTATTGCTCCTCGACAGGATACTCAAAATTTCTTTGACAAACTTATATCtgattttcaaagaaatgatCCTTCTGATAATTCAG AGTGTTGTGTCACTGATCTTGAATTACAAACACTGCGAGACAAAACTAATCGACAATTAAGACTTCGAGAATTACTTTTGGAGAATTCAAGTCAATCCACATTAGTAGTAAT gTCATTACCAATGCCAAGAAAAGGTGCAGTGTCAGCACCCTTATACATGGCATGGTTAGAAGCACTAACTCGTGACATGCCACCAACTCTTTTAATAAGAGGAAATCATATTTCAGTACTGACATTTTATTCGTAG
- the LOC127061779 gene encoding bumetanide-sensitive sodium-(potassium)-chloride cotransporter isoform X3, with protein MESRLQNKNAKDDTTGGTQQNENNKRSPMTLNVSGLWDVVPRMDHYRLSRRAKRPSLSTLHEGNLIKDPNVETGQIGTASQIYTGGIKLGWIQGVLIPCLLNIWGVMLFLRLSWVVAQAGILQSTVIIGISAAVCVITTLSLSAISTNGEVKGGGIYFIISRSLGPEFGASVGIVFAFANAVAASMNTIGFCDSMNDLLKEHNLKIIDNGIHDVRIIGTIALIVMILICAIGMEWESKAQNFLIAVIVAAIFDFLIGTIIGPKNQEQISHGFIGFSWEVFKENWASDYRFSENTNQTFFSVFAIFFPSVTGIQAGANISGDLKNPGNSIPIGTLLALLISMISYVTFVYFAGGAALRDASGIIGVNGTVQCISQSNCLYGLHNSYSVMQLMSLWGPLIYAGCFAATLSTALTNLLSVPRLIQALGQDRIYPGLIYFSKGYGKTGEPYRGYGLTFLVAFVFLMIANLNAVAPLISNFYLASYALINFCAFHAALIRPLGWRPTFKYYNTWLSLFGFIVCVSIMYFIDWVTSLITFVIIFALYLIVVYRKPDVNWGSSTQAQTYKTALSIVYRLNSIDEHVKNYAPQILALTGHPGTRPALLYLANLITKNNSLLISGEICQTRLSYRLRSVRLRNGYAWLQRHRIKSFYHVVEDLNLERGASALMQATGVGKLAPNVVLMGYKTHWSTCNHKDLQEYFNVLHNAFDHKLAVAILRIEDGLDCSEVASTVVDEEHGTLAQSSYDLTGTTLMHADSDLSMSSQIPRVQSVPTIVGTQFTTVEGPNVIRESPTHWNARDHIKQKKKQAADKLLSEKRNGMPVLPEHMTIFQKKHKKGIIDVWWLYDDGGLTILLPYIISTRSNWEHCKMRIFALANHKQDIEAQEKEMAEIMAKFRIKYTSLKMVDDISIAPRQDTQNFFDKLISDFQRNDPSDNSECCVTDLELQTLRDKTNRQLRLRELLLENSSQSTLVVMSLPMPRKGAVSAPLYMAWLEALTRDMPPTLLIRGNHISVLTFYS; from the exons atggaGAGCCGGCTTCAAAATAAAAACGCCAAGGACGATACGACAGGAGGGACgcaacaaaatgaaaataataaaagatctcCGATGACGTTGAACGTGAGCGGTCTCTGGGATGTTGTTCCACGAATGGATCATTACAG ATTAAGTCGTCGTGCGAAGAGGCCATCGTTAAGTACTTTACACGAAGGAAATTTGATAAAG GATCCAAACGTCGAAACAGGACAAATTGGAACTGCTTCGCAAATTTATACTGGTGGAATCAAATTAGGATGGATCCAAGGAGTTTTAATACCATGCCTTTTAAACATATGGGGCGTTATGCTTTTTTTAAGGCTCTCATGGGTCGTAGCACAAGCTGGAATATTACAGAGTACTGTTATTATAGGAATATCGGCAGCGGTGTGTGTCATCACGACATTAAGCTTAAGTGCAATTAGCACTAATGGGGAAGTAAAGGGAG GTGGCATATACTTCATTATCTCTCGATCACTCGGCCCTGAGTTTGGTGCATCTGTTGGAATAGTATTCGCATTTGCGAATGCAGTTGCGGCATCAATGAACACAATTGGTTTCTGTGATTCTATGAACGATCTACTCAAAGAACATAATcttaaaattatagataatgGAATACATGATGTTAGAATCATTGGTACCATTGCTCTTATAGTTATGATATTGATTTGTGCTATTGGCATGGAATGGGAATCGAag gCCCAGAACTTCCTTATCGCAGTCATCGTAGCAGCTATTTTTGACTTTTTAATTGGTACTATCATTGGCCCGAAAAATCAAGAACAAATCTCTCACGGATTCATTGGCTTTTCgt GGGAAGTATTTAAGGAGAATTGGGCCTCAGATTATAGATTTTCTGAAAACACCAATCAAACATTCTTTTCGGTTTTTGCAATCTTTTTCCCTTCGGTAACTGGTATCCAAGCTGGTGCGAATATTTCGGGAGATTTGAAAAATCCAGGAAATAGTATACCTATTGGGACTCTTTTAGCTCTTTTAATATCCATGATAAGTTATGTCACTTTTGTATATTTTGCTGGTGGAGCAGCATTGAGAGATGCCAGTGGTATCATTGGAGTAAATGGTACAGTTCAATGTATTTCTCAAAGTAATTGTTTATATGGACTTCATAATAGTTATTCG GTAATGCAACTGATGTCACTTTGGGGACCACTCATTTATGCTGGCTGTTTTGCTGCAACACTTTCAACAGCATTAACAAATCTATTGTCAGTACCAAGATTAATCCAAGCATTAGGTCAAGATAGAATATATCCTggattgatatattttagtaAAGGATATGGTAAAACTGGCGAGCCATACAGAGGATATGGACTTACGTTTCTTGTTGCGTTTGTATTTCTTATGATAG cCAATCTCAATGCAGTCGCACcgttaatatcaaatttttatctagCATCATATGCTCTCATTAATTTCTGCGCATTTCATGCTGCGCTTATTCGACCACTTGGCTGGCGACCTACATTTAAA TATTACAACACCTGGTTATCTCTATTTGGCTTCATCGTCTGTGTAAGCATTATGTATTTCATCGATTGGGTAACTTCGTTAATAACATTTGTTATTATCTTCGCATTATACCTGATAGTTGTATATCGTAAGCCAGATGTTAATTGGGGTAGCAGTACTCAAGCGCAAACTTATAAAACTGCGTTATCTATTGTCTATAG atTGAATTCTATCGATGAACATGTGAAAAATTATGCTCCACAAATCTTGGCGCTTACTGGACATCCTGGTACGAGGCCGGCTCTTTTATATTTGGCAAATCTTATCACGAAAAATAATTCCTTATTAATCTCTGGGGAAATATGTCAG ACACGTTTATCGTATCGATTAAGATCGGTACGTTTGAGAAATGGATACGCTTGGTTACAAAGACATAGAATCAAGTCTTTTTACCACGTTGTAGAAGATTTAAATTTGGAAAGAGGTGCATCAGCATTGATGCAAGCAACAGGAGTAGGAAAGTTAGCTCCAAACGTTGTCTTAATGGGTTACAAAACTCATTGGTCGACTTGTAATCATAAAGATCTTCAAGAATATTTCAACGTTCTTCA CAATGCTTTCGACCACAAACTAGCCGTTGCAATTCTACGTATCGAAGATGGTTTGGATTGTTCCGAAGTAGCTTCTACTGTAGTAGATGAAGAACATGGAACTCTAGCACAAAGTAGTTACGATTTAACCGGTACTACATTGATGCATGCTGATAGTGATCTCTCGATGAGTAGTCAAATACCAAGAGTACAAAGTGTACCAACTATag TAGGAACACAATTTACTACAGTTGAGGGACCAAATGTAATTAGAGAATCCCCTACTCATTGGAATGCACGTGATCACAtcaaacagaagaagaaacaagctGCTGATAAGTTACTTTC TGAAAAACGAAACGGAATGCCAGTGTTACCGGAACACATGAcaattttccaaaaaaaacACAAGAAAGGCATAATTGATGTATGGTGGCTTTACGATGATGGAG gTTTAACAATTCTTTTGCCATATATTATCAGTACACGTTCTAATTGGGAACATTGCAAGATGAGAATCTTTGCTTTGGCTAATCACAAACAAGATATTGAGGCTCAAGAAAAGGa AATGGCTGAAATCATGGCTAAATTccgaataaaatatacgagTTTAAAAATGGTAGATGATATCAGTATTGCTCCTCGACAGGATACTCAAAATTTCTTTGACAAACTTATATCtgattttcaaagaaatgatCCTTCTGATAATTCAG AGTGTTGTGTCACTGATCTTGAATTACAAACACTGCGAGACAAAACTAATCGACAATTAAGACTTCGAGAATTACTTTTGGAGAATTCAAGTCAATCCACATTAGTAGTAAT gTCATTACCAATGCCAAGAAAAGGTGCAGTGTCAGCACCCTTATACATGGCATGGTTAGAAGCACTAACTCGTGACATGCCACCAACTCTTTTAATAAGAGGAAATCATATTTCAGTACTGACATTTTATTCGTAG